The Solibacillus sp. FSL R7-0682 genome includes a window with the following:
- a CDS encoding basic amino acid ABC transporter substrate-binding protein translates to MKKNNALMMMFVLVLSIVLAACGTSDDSSSGAEGENGYTKLLVGTEATFAPFESMNDKGEIVGIDVDIMNAIGEEIGAEVEFKNVGWEPVFQQITNKELDLGASGITITEERKETYDFTDPYYEASLMIVVKEDSKIATLDELKDKKISVQINTTGHEAAKKLQGVTSSSILAYENQPIAFQEVINGTTAAAIGDNAVVLEYLKNNPNSGLKAIESDDFEKEYYGFMVKKGNKELLDLLNEGLAKIKENGKLEEITGQKID, encoded by the coding sequence ATGAAAAAAAACAATGCACTTATGATGATGTTTGTACTAGTATTATCGATTGTACTTGCAGCATGTGGCACATCTGATGATAGCTCATCAGGCGCTGAAGGAGAAAATGGGTATACAAAATTATTAGTAGGTACGGAAGCAACGTTCGCACCGTTTGAATCGATGAACGATAAAGGTGAAATTGTAGGGATCGACGTTGATATTATGAATGCAATCGGTGAAGAAATCGGTGCAGAGGTGGAATTTAAAAACGTAGGCTGGGAGCCAGTGTTCCAGCAAATTACAAATAAAGAATTAGATTTAGGGGCTTCAGGAATTACAATTACGGAAGAGCGTAAAGAAACATATGATTTCACAGATCCATATTATGAAGCATCATTAATGATTGTTGTGAAAGAAGATTCAAAAATCGCTACATTAGATGAACTAAAAGACAAAAAGATTTCAGTTCAAATTAATACGACTGGTCACGAAGCAGCTAAAAAATTACAAGGTGTTACAAGCTCAAGTATTTTAGCCTATGAAAACCAGCCAATAGCTTTCCAAGAAGTTATTAATGGCACAACAGCAGCCGCTATTGGTGACAACGCAGTAGTATTAGAATACTTAAAAAACAACCCAAACTCTGGTTTAAAAGCAATCGAATCAGATGACTTTGAAAAAGAATACTACGGCTTCATGGTGAAAAAAGGGAACAAAGAATTACTTGATCTTTTAAACGAAGGTTTAGCAAAAATTAAAGAAAACGGTAAATTGGAAGAAATAACAGGTCAAAAAATCGATTAA
- a CDS encoding IS3 family transposase produces MLQTVENLRKKYTVTCILKVLGIPRATYYRWMKEGIRGFSAIETVLIELCKKTKYRYGHRKIRYLLQKEYGYQLNRNTVQKLMQKHNLQCRVKKKRKFKIDQGPEIIAPNLLARCFTATAPNEKWVTDITYIQYGSTTMYLATILDLFNNEIVAYKLYDHQQTPLVMDVLKAALEERNYPKGILVHSDQGSVYTSYAYQNFLEEMNCRASMSRRGNCWDNAVIESFHSHIKSEAFLRVKVHSLTNEETKLRVAAYMCEYNQERIQEKLGYLTPLEYGKQVA; encoded by the coding sequence ATTTTACAAACTGTGGAGAATCTGCGTAAGAAATATACAGTCACATGTATTTTAAAGGTGCTAGGGATTCCTCGTGCAACCTATTATCGTTGGATGAAAGAAGGAATCCGAGGATTTTCAGCCATTGAAACAGTACTGATTGAGCTATGTAAAAAAACGAAATATCGTTACGGTCATCGTAAGATAAGATATTTACTTCAAAAAGAATATGGTTATCAATTGAATCGCAATACGGTACAAAAGCTGATGCAAAAGCACAACCTACAATGTCGGGTGAAAAAGAAACGAAAATTTAAAATAGACCAAGGGCCAGAAATCATTGCCCCTAATTTATTAGCACGCTGTTTTACAGCTACGGCACCCAATGAAAAGTGGGTAACAGATATAACGTACATTCAATATGGTTCTACAACGATGTATTTGGCAACGATTTTAGATTTGTTTAACAATGAGATTGTCGCATATAAATTATATGACCATCAACAAACACCACTTGTGATGGATGTGTTAAAGGCGGCTTTAGAAGAAAGAAATTATCCAAAAGGAATCCTTGTCCATTCAGACCAAGGAAGTGTGTATACATCGTATGCCTATCAAAATTTTTTAGAGGAAATGAATTGTCGAGCAAGTATGTCACGACGAGGAAACTGTTGGGATAATGCGGTGATTGAGTCATTTCATTCACATATCAAAAGCGAAGCATTTTTACGTGTGAAAGTTCATTCACTAACAAACGAAGAAACGAAATTACGTGTAGCAGCATACATGTGCGAGTATAATCAAGAACGTATACAAGAAAAATTAGGCTACTTAACTCCCCTTGAATATGGAAAGCAAGTAGCTTAA
- a CDS encoding Zn-dependent hydrolase, with product MLLTNRERLKKNIELFSQIGATDNNGVTRLSLSNEDIIARDKLKAICEQRGLIVTVDDMGTMYATLPGKDNHLPIVMGSHLDSVIKGGRFDGVLGVLTALEAVETIIDANVELDHPLTIVNFTNEEGARFEPSLMASGVISGKFDKAKMLASSDIKGITFEEALEKSGYKGEETNRLTEAHAYLELHIEQGPVLEYYDKEIGIVEGVLGMVCYDITLTGESNHAGTTPISMRKDSMFAAMNIISILQNKLKQMPDDLVYTIGRINAYPNIHTVIPSNVTFSFETRHQDPAIIEQVEQIIFDLPKEIEHCQLSYTKLWERDTVNFAPEVISAVVASADELGYSSHQMFSGAGHDAQFIAQYIPSTMIFVPSAKGYSHREDEYTSYEQCSKGADVLVNAVLKVATSSISEVNSASVK from the coding sequence ATGTTACTAACGAATCGTGAACGACTAAAAAAGAATATTGAGTTATTTAGTCAAATTGGTGCAACTGACAATAATGGAGTTACTCGCTTAAGCCTTTCGAATGAAGACATAATTGCTCGCGACAAGTTAAAAGCAATTTGCGAGCAGCGAGGATTGATTGTAACGGTTGATGATATGGGTACAATGTATGCTACACTTCCTGGGAAGGACAATCATTTACCTATTGTAATGGGTTCACATTTAGATTCAGTTATAAAAGGCGGACGCTTTGACGGCGTGTTAGGTGTATTAACAGCTTTAGAAGCAGTAGAAACAATAATTGATGCGAATGTTGAACTAGACCATCCTTTAACGATTGTAAACTTTACAAATGAAGAAGGCGCACGCTTTGAGCCTTCATTAATGGCTTCGGGTGTAATTTCTGGAAAGTTTGATAAGGCAAAAATGTTAGCCTCCTCCGACATTAAAGGCATCACATTTGAAGAAGCTTTAGAAAAGAGTGGTTATAAAGGCGAAGAAACAAATCGTTTAACTGAAGCCCATGCGTACTTAGAACTTCATATTGAACAAGGACCAGTTCTTGAGTATTACGATAAAGAAATTGGTATTGTTGAAGGTGTTCTTGGCATGGTATGCTATGACATTACATTAACGGGTGAATCCAATCATGCAGGGACGACCCCGATTTCAATGCGTAAAGATAGTATGTTTGCTGCGATGAATATTATTTCCATTTTGCAAAATAAATTAAAACAAATGCCCGATGATCTCGTTTATACAATAGGACGCATCAACGCCTATCCAAATATTCACACGGTCATTCCAAGCAATGTGACATTTTCATTTGAAACTCGCCACCAAGATCCAGCCATTATCGAGCAAGTAGAACAAATCATTTTTGACTTACCAAAAGAAATTGAACATTGTCAGCTTAGCTATACAAAGCTATGGGAGCGAGACACTGTAAATTTTGCTCCAGAAGTTATAAGCGCAGTAGTGGCAAGTGCCGATGAGCTTGGCTACTCGAGTCATCAAATGTTTAGTGGCGCTGGCCATGATGCCCAATTTATCGCACAATATATACCTTCCACAATGATTTTCGTACCAAGTGCAAAAGGCTATAGTCATCGTGAAGATGAATATACATCCTATGAACAATGTTCCAAAGGTGCTGATGTCCTTGTGAACGCTGTGCTAAAGGTCGCTACAAGTTCCATTTCAGAAGTGAACTCCGCTAGTGTTAAATAA
- the hydA gene encoding dihydropyrimidinase: MKKLITGGTIVTSADTYEADVLIEDGIIKQIASSIQDVDAEIIDATGKLIFPGGIDPHTHLDMPFNNTVTDDDWESGTIAAAFGGTTTIIDFVISAGSPTLMDAIDTWHSKSKNKAVIDYGFHLMIGDLNEQRLKELPEALEKGGISSIKVFLAYAKEFQASDRTLFQAFKVGKELGATVMVHCENGSVIDELVEEAKAKGNTAPIYHALTRPPEVEGEATKRAIELANLAGAQLYVVHVTCKEAVDEIISARNKGYNVLGETCPPYLVLDQTALEKPDFEGAKYVWSPPLRPIEHQEVLWNALKAKQLQTIGSDQCSFSFNGKKSLGKDDFSKIPNGGPFIEDRFSVLYSEGVEKGRISVNEFVDMISTQSAKIFGLFPQKGTIAVGSDADIVLFDPSVKRTISAKTHHMNVDYNAFEGLEVTGEPISVLVRGDYVIKEKEFVGSLGSGKYIRREVKNTSKVTS, translated from the coding sequence ATGAAGAAGTTAATAACTGGAGGAACAATTGTCACATCTGCAGATACGTATGAAGCAGATGTGCTAATTGAAGATGGCATTATAAAGCAAATTGCATCCAGTATTCAAGATGTAGATGCGGAGATTATTGATGCAACAGGTAAGCTTATATTCCCTGGAGGCATTGATCCACATACCCACCTAGATATGCCATTTAATAATACGGTGACAGATGATGATTGGGAGTCTGGAACGATTGCAGCAGCATTTGGTGGTACGACTACAATTATTGACTTCGTGATTAGTGCTGGATCTCCAACGTTAATGGATGCGATCGACACATGGCATAGTAAATCGAAAAACAAGGCTGTTATCGACTACGGCTTCCACTTAATGATTGGCGATTTGAATGAGCAACGGCTAAAAGAATTACCCGAGGCACTAGAAAAGGGTGGTATCAGCTCCATTAAAGTATTTTTAGCATATGCAAAGGAATTCCAAGCATCTGACCGTACATTATTCCAAGCATTTAAAGTAGGAAAAGAGCTTGGTGCAACAGTGATGGTGCACTGTGAAAACGGTTCTGTCATCGATGAACTCGTCGAAGAAGCAAAAGCAAAAGGTAATACTGCACCAATCTATCATGCATTAACTCGTCCCCCAGAAGTTGAAGGAGAAGCTACAAAGCGTGCCATTGAACTGGCTAATTTGGCTGGTGCTCAATTGTATGTTGTCCATGTCACATGTAAAGAAGCAGTGGATGAAATTATTTCAGCCCGCAATAAAGGCTACAATGTTTTAGGTGAAACTTGTCCCCCGTATTTAGTATTAGACCAAACGGCATTAGAAAAACCAGATTTTGAAGGTGCAAAATATGTTTGGTCTCCACCATTACGCCCAATCGAACACCAAGAAGTATTATGGAATGCACTGAAGGCAAAGCAACTACAAACAATTGGCTCAGATCAATGCTCATTCAGTTTCAATGGCAAAAAATCATTAGGAAAAGATGACTTCTCGAAGATTCCAAATGGAGGTCCGTTTATCGAGGATCGCTTCTCTGTTTTATATTCAGAAGGGGTAGAAAAAGGGCGTATTTCAGTAAATGAGTTCGTTGATATGATCTCTACTCAGTCTGCTAAGATTTTTGGGTTATTTCCACAAAAGGGGACGATTGCGGTCGGTTCAGATGCAGATATTGTTTTATTTGATCCTTCTGTAAAACGAACAATATCCGCGAAAACCCATCATATGAATGTAGACTATAACGCATTTGAAGGTTTGGAAGTTACAGGAGAACCAATTAGTGTGTTAGTACGTGGAGACTATGTTATTAAAGAGAAAGAATTCGTAGGTAGTCTAGGAAGCGGAAAGTATATTCGCCGCGAAGTAAAGAATACAAGTAAAGTAACTTCATAA
- a CDS encoding aspartate aminotransferase family protein gives MSQSVDYNWKANDEKHVWHSMKPYNPDATFIVEQAEGAWLTDIDGNKYLDAMAGLWCTNIGYGRKEIAEVAYEQILKNSYTPLSYGHTPSILLSQKISELLGDEYVVFYSNSGSEANEVAFKIVRQYYQQKGETNRYKIISRYRSYHGNTMGSLAATGQAQRKYKYEPLAPGFLHVAPPDQYRNPEEMESGDPTTLPSVKTIDQTITWEMPETVAAVIMEPIITGGGVIVPNDAYLKGVQEVCEKHGTLLIVDEVICGFGRTGKAFGFQNYGIKPDIVTMAKGLTSAYMPLSATAVRREIYEQFTSNGDYEFLRHVNTFGGSPVACAVALKNIEIMERENLFEQSALLGEQLMDDLKEGLSDHPFVGNIRGKGLLIGIELVENKETKSPLDITKVNAVIAYCKEKGLIIGKNGVTVANFNNVLTLSPPLSITLEEKNFIVDTFIEAVSSIK, from the coding sequence ATGAGCCAGTCAGTGGATTATAACTGGAAAGCAAATGACGAAAAGCATGTATGGCATTCGATGAAGCCTTATAACCCAGATGCAACCTTTATCGTTGAACAGGCAGAGGGTGCTTGGTTGACAGATATTGATGGAAATAAATACTTAGACGCCATGGCAGGTCTATGGTGTACAAATATTGGGTACGGCCGTAAAGAAATTGCGGAAGTAGCCTACGAACAAATACTGAAAAATTCCTATACGCCATTATCCTATGGTCACACGCCTTCCATTTTATTAAGTCAAAAAATAAGTGAATTACTAGGTGATGAATATGTCGTGTTCTATTCAAACAGTGGTTCTGAAGCGAATGAGGTAGCTTTTAAAATCGTTCGTCAATATTATCAGCAAAAAGGGGAAACGAACCGCTATAAAATTATCTCTCGTTATCGCTCTTATCATGGCAATACAATGGGTTCTCTTGCTGCAACAGGTCAAGCACAACGCAAATATAAATATGAGCCACTTGCACCTGGATTCCTACATGTTGCGCCACCAGACCAATATCGAAATCCTGAGGAAATGGAAAGTGGCGATCCAACAACATTACCGAGTGTAAAAACGATTGACCAAACGATTACTTGGGAAATGCCAGAAACCGTGGCTGCCGTAATTATGGAGCCGATCATTACCGGTGGCGGTGTAATCGTTCCAAATGATGCATATTTGAAGGGTGTTCAAGAAGTATGTGAAAAGCACGGTACGTTGCTCATTGTAGATGAAGTAATATGTGGCTTCGGGCGAACGGGCAAAGCATTTGGCTTCCAAAACTATGGGATTAAGCCAGATATCGTGACGATGGCAAAAGGATTAACGAGTGCCTACATGCCCCTATCCGCAACTGCAGTACGCCGCGAAATATATGAGCAATTTACAAGTAACGGTGATTACGAGTTTTTACGTCACGTTAATACGTTTGGTGGCTCGCCTGTAGCGTGTGCAGTAGCGCTAAAAAATATTGAAATTATGGAGAGAGAAAATTTATTTGAGCAATCCGCTTTACTTGGCGAACAGCTTATGGACGATTTAAAAGAAGGTTTATCAGATCATCCATTTGTAGGAAATATCCGTGGTAAAGGGTTATTAATCGGTATTGAACTAGTAGAGAATAAAGAGACGAAAAGCCCGCTAGATATTACGAAAGTGAACGCGGTCATTGCTTATTGCAAGGAAAAGGGATTAATTATAGGGAAAAACGGCGTGACAGTGGCAAACTTCAATAATGTATTAACGCTATCTCCACCACTTTCCATAACGCTAGAAGAAAAGAATTTTATTGTAGATACATTCATCGAAGCGGTAAGTAGTATTAAGTAG
- a CDS encoding CoA-acylating methylmalonate-semialdehyde dehydrogenase codes for MTEAVSVKKLSHFINGQLVEGKSGNYANVYNPSTGEVIAEVPLATAEETREAIEAAKVAFPAWRDISVAKRAEVIMRFRNLLTENMDELLNIICTESGKTLEDARGEITRGLESVDLAIGAPHLVKGEYSVNVGGQINAYSAKYPLGVVAAISPFNFPIMVPLAQTSMAVAVGNAVILKASEKVPMTSLYVSELWKKAGLPDGIWTVVNGSKEAVNELLENKAVQAISFVGSTPVAKYIYETGAKHGKRVTALGGGKNNMVVMPDADLEQVANAFMGAAYGAASQRCMAISTIMPVGEETAEKLVAILKDKINKLKVGSYKEEGTDFGPVISKESKESIVKAIELAEQQGATIVNDGRTLNIVKESDGYFLGPTLLDHITRDMDIFQQEVFGPARNVVRVDTLTEAIDLINAQELANGVTIFTNDGAAARKFTTEIDVGMVGVNVPIPIPVGYHNFAGFKGSRFGEGHMFGPDQARFFTKTKTVSERWPEVTEKTESTFAFPSNN; via the coding sequence ATGACAGAGGCTGTATCTGTAAAAAAATTATCGCATTTTATTAATGGGCAGTTAGTAGAAGGGAAAAGCGGTAATTATGCAAATGTATATAATCCATCCACGGGCGAAGTGATTGCAGAAGTACCTCTTGCAACAGCAGAGGAAACACGAGAAGCGATTGAAGCAGCAAAAGTTGCTTTCCCAGCTTGGCGAGATATTTCTGTTGCTAAACGGGCAGAGGTTATCATGCGCTTTAGAAATTTGCTGACAGAAAATATGGATGAGTTACTAAATATTATTTGTACTGAAAGTGGAAAAACATTAGAAGATGCTCGAGGTGAAATAACAAGAGGATTAGAGTCTGTTGATTTGGCGATCGGTGCCCCTCATTTAGTGAAGGGAGAATACTCGGTCAACGTTGGGGGCCAAATTAATGCCTACTCAGCGAAATATCCGCTAGGGGTTGTCGCCGCCATCTCCCCTTTTAACTTCCCAATCATGGTCCCGCTGGCCCAAACATCGATGGCTGTGGCGGTTGGAAATGCAGTTATTTTAAAGGCTTCTGAAAAAGTGCCGATGACATCTTTGTATGTAAGTGAACTGTGGAAAAAGGCCGGCTTGCCAGATGGCATTTGGACGGTAGTGAATGGTAGTAAAGAGGCGGTAAATGAATTGCTTGAAAATAAAGCGGTACAGGCAATTTCCTTCGTCGGCTCTACTCCAGTAGCTAAGTATATTTACGAAACAGGCGCGAAACATGGCAAGCGCGTAACAGCGCTTGGTGGTGGAAAAAATAATATGGTCGTAATGCCAGATGCAGATTTGGAGCAAGTAGCGAACGCGTTTATGGGAGCAGCTTATGGCGCGGCTTCCCAACGCTGCATGGCAATTTCCACTATTATGCCAGTTGGCGAAGAGACAGCCGAGAAATTAGTAGCGATTTTAAAGGATAAGATTAATAAGCTAAAAGTTGGCAGCTACAAAGAAGAAGGGACAGATTTCGGGCCAGTAATCTCGAAAGAATCTAAAGAGAGTATAGTAAAGGCGATTGAGCTTGCAGAACAACAAGGTGCAACCATAGTGAACGATGGGCGTACATTAAATATCGTAAAAGAATCGGACGGCTACTTTTTAGGACCTACATTGTTAGATCACATAACACGAGACATGGATATTTTCCAGCAAGAGGTTTTTGGACCGGCACGAAATGTAGTTCGGGTTGACACTTTAACCGAAGCCATTGATTTAATTAACGCGCAAGAATTAGCAAATGGTGTAACGATATTTACAAATGATGGTGCTGCAGCGCGAAAATTTACAACGGAAATTGACGTAGGAATGGTAGGCGTAAATGTGCCAATTCCAATTCCAGTTGGTTACCACAACTTTGCTGGCTTCAAAGGTTCTCGTTTTGGTGAAGGTCATATGTTTGGACCCGATCAAGCGCGGTTCTTTACGAAAACGAAGACGGTATCAGAGCGTTGGCCTGAAGTGACAGAAAAAACCGAGTCTACTTTTGCATTCCCTAGCAATAATTAA
- a CDS encoding NAD(P)-dependent oxidoreductase encodes MSTDLAKNFEEMFGGLTTYTATVEANRCLYCYDAPCIQACPTSINIPSFIKKIASNNMKGSARVIMESNPVGASCARVCPTIELCEGACVLNSEEKPIQIGHLQRYATDWLRASNVQLFTPKPFNGKKIAIIGSGPAGLSAARELALLGYGVTIYEADEKAGGLNYYGIVSFRLPQDVVEWEVQQVKNLGVEIKTSTKIGEDVLVDELLANYDRIIVAVGMGKVPMLGVEGEQLEGVYDAIDFVKESKAEFTDKVLGKKVVVIGAGNTAIDAATCSIRLGAEQVQIVYRRTSKEMTAYDFEFEFAKQDGVEFRWLSLPKKILGDENGKVIGLECVKMQLTVAENGKGALSEIPGSEFLIETDAVIRAIGQSKHYELIEHLGLANTRGVIDVDSDNLKTSNTKIYACGDVIYGNGYGEATVVSAAQQGKDCAYAIHNELHANSESA; translated from the coding sequence ATGAGTACGGATTTAGCAAAAAACTTTGAAGAAATGTTTGGGGGATTAACAACATATACAGCCACTGTCGAAGCAAATCGCTGTTTATATTGCTATGACGCACCATGTATTCAAGCGTGTCCAACAAGTATTAATATTCCAAGCTTTATAAAGAAAATTGCTTCGAATAATATGAAGGGCTCTGCTCGTGTCATTATGGAGTCCAATCCAGTTGGTGCAAGCTGTGCGCGTGTATGTCCTACTATTGAACTTTGTGAGGGAGCATGTGTTTTAAATAGTGAGGAAAAGCCAATTCAAATAGGTCATTTACAACGCTATGCAACAGATTGGCTACGTGCATCTAATGTTCAATTATTTACGCCAAAGCCGTTTAATGGTAAGAAAATTGCCATTATCGGTAGTGGTCCTGCTGGTTTATCCGCAGCGCGTGAATTAGCATTATTGGGTTATGGGGTGACGATTTACGAGGCAGATGAAAAGGCAGGGGGGTTAAATTACTATGGAATTGTTTCGTTCCGTTTACCACAAGACGTTGTGGAATGGGAAGTGCAACAAGTAAAAAACTTAGGTGTTGAAATAAAAACGAGCACAAAAATTGGGGAAGATGTTCTCGTTGATGAGCTACTTGCCAACTATGATCGCATTATTGTAGCGGTTGGGATGGGGAAAGTGCCAATGCTCGGTGTTGAGGGCGAACAATTAGAAGGTGTATATGATGCAATTGATTTCGTTAAGGAATCGAAAGCTGAATTCACGGATAAAGTACTCGGTAAGAAAGTTGTTGTCATTGGGGCGGGGAATACGGCAATTGATGCTGCAACATGCTCGATCCGTTTAGGAGCAGAGCAAGTACAAATCGTTTATCGTCGAACATCAAAAGAAATGACAGCATATGATTTTGAATTCGAATTTGCCAAGCAAGATGGTGTAGAGTTTAGATGGTTATCACTCCCAAAAAAAATACTAGGTGACGAAAATGGCAAAGTAATTGGTTTAGAATGCGTGAAAATGCAATTAACTGTTGCTGAAAATGGAAAAGGCGCTTTATCGGAAATTCCTGGTTCTGAATTTTTAATTGAAACAGATGCAGTTATTCGAGCAATTGGTCAATCAAAGCATTACGAGCTAATCGAACATTTAGGCTTAGCGAATACACGTGGTGTCATTGATGTTGACTCGGATAATTTAAAAACATCAAATACGAAAATTTATGCTTGCGGTGATGTGATTTATGGAAATGGATACGGTGAAGCAACAGTAGTATCCGCGGCACAACAAGGGAAAGATTGTGCCTACGCAATTCACAATGAGCTACATGCAAATTCAGAAAGTGCATAG
- a CDS encoding PucR family transcriptional regulator, whose translation MLTVQEVLNRKHFESAKVVAGNAGLSHVIKWIHIMEVTDVKQLIKGNELILTTGVVLKDNEQGFLQFVKQLSNLEVAGLCVELGMYIEVIPERVINLANQLDFPIIVFEEIVPFVEITQDLHTGIIHQQYDVLKQLEDYSQKINKHVLKVNDKVKILQYMQKYLNVNVFFEINKGTSLSIPDKKIENSKDYIKGLNSKYWVSNELNLFDQVYGTIYIYSEKKEITDLDSLILDRTVVTLSQFVLRDLYIEEKLESENRKFFEKWLDGQNSNEEMLFFIEEIDCNLKHNGWMVMIHQLKRRNIKKDLTNYKINLRQSLQKEGFYTFIVEQSQCLIFILSDLGQESTYKERMKRAMNEIINQYRLDTLIAVGKYVYHYNELKESFQTAQDSLQIRMKNMNLSYFYDELTLYHMVKVLQTNTILMQMAKEKIEKLSFYDQKHNSNLIQTLNMYLQCNGLKKETAEKLFIVRQTLYHRLEKIEQIIGSDFMEYENRLCLEIMLLMTRHNFVVT comes from the coding sequence ATGTTAACCGTTCAAGAAGTGTTAAATCGGAAGCATTTCGAATCTGCAAAAGTAGTGGCAGGGAATGCTGGATTAAGCCATGTGATTAAATGGATTCATATAATGGAAGTAACCGATGTAAAGCAGTTAATAAAGGGCAATGAGTTAATCCTAACGACAGGAGTTGTTTTAAAAGATAATGAACAGGGATTTCTTCAATTTGTGAAGCAGCTTAGCAATCTGGAAGTGGCTGGACTGTGTGTAGAGTTAGGTATGTACATTGAAGTCATTCCAGAACGAGTCATTAACTTAGCAAATCAATTGGATTTTCCGATTATAGTATTTGAAGAAATCGTGCCTTTCGTCGAAATTACCCAAGACTTGCACACAGGTATCATCCATCAACAATACGATGTTTTAAAACAACTAGAAGATTACTCCCAAAAAATTAATAAGCATGTTTTAAAAGTAAATGACAAGGTGAAAATTTTGCAGTATATGCAAAAGTACCTGAATGTTAATGTTTTTTTTGAAATAAATAAAGGGACAAGTCTATCGATACCTGATAAAAAGATTGAAAATTCAAAAGATTATATAAAAGGGCTGAATAGTAAGTATTGGGTAAGTAATGAGCTGAATTTATTCGATCAAGTGTACGGAACAATATATATTTATTCAGAGAAAAAGGAAATTACAGATTTAGACAGTTTAATTTTAGATCGAACAGTCGTCACATTATCTCAATTTGTGTTAAGAGATTTATATATAGAAGAAAAACTTGAAAGTGAAAACCGCAAATTTTTTGAGAAATGGTTGGATGGGCAAAATAGCAATGAAGAAATGCTGTTTTTTATAGAGGAAATTGATTGTAATTTAAAGCACAATGGCTGGATGGTTATGATCCATCAGTTGAAAAGAAGGAATATTAAAAAAGACTTAACGAATTATAAAATAAATCTTCGCCAATCTCTACAAAAGGAAGGCTTTTACACATTTATTGTAGAGCAATCACAATGTTTAATTTTTATCTTGAGTGATTTAGGGCAAGAAAGCACGTATAAAGAACGAATGAAACGAGCAATGAATGAAATTATTAATCAGTATCGACTGGATACATTAATTGCGGTAGGAAAGTATGTGTACCACTACAATGAGCTAAAAGAAAGCTTTCAAACCGCTCAGGATTCTTTGCAAATTCGTATGAAGAATATGAATCTATCATATTTTTATGATGAGTTGACACTTTATCATATGGTAAAGGTACTACAAACAAATACAATTCTAATGCAAATGGCAAAGGAAAAAATAGAAAAATTAAGTTTCTATGATCAGAAACATAACAGTAATTTAATTCAAACATTAAATATGTATTTACAATGCAATGGTTTGAAAAAAGAAACAGCCGAAAAACTATTCATTGTTCGTCAAACACTTTATCATCGTCTAGAAAAAATCGAGCAAATTATAGGCAGTGATTTCATGGAATATGAAAATCGTTTATGCCTGGAAATTATGCTTTTAATGACGAGACATAATTTTGTTGTAACATAA